A segment of the Flavobacterium azooxidireducens genome:
GGCCAATAAAAAGTTAATTTCTTGATTATATTCCATAGTTGTTTTGATAAGTAGGGTTATAGACTATCAACAAGGATAGTAAACGCAACTTTTGTACCCTGCATGGGTTTGCTGTCAACAGTAATGGTTCCACCAAACAACTCAACAATTTCTTTACACAAATTGAGCCCCAATCCGGTACCAACATCATTAATTTGAGTAGAATTGATTCCTTTATAAAAACCTTCAAAAATAATTTTCAAGTCGGTTTCCGAAATCCCTCTTCCATTGTCCTGAACCATAAAATTCAAGTGATATTGCTTGTTGTTTATTTTCTGAGAATTAACGGTTAATTTAATTATGCCATTGTCGGTAAATTTATTGGCATTACCAACAATGTTATATAACAACTGATGAATTTTAGTTGCATCACTGTTAACCAAAGAACGTTCGTTTACATTGGATTGAACTTCTAAAACGTTCCCACTGTTTTCAACCAATGTGCTCAAATTGTTTATTATCTGATTTAATTCCGATTCTAAATCAAACTCTTTTTTGTTTAAAACCAAATGTGTGTTTTCATTTTTAGAAAAATCCAATACCTGATTCACCATAACCAATAAAGAATTTGTAGTAAATTGAATTGTTTTAAACACTTCTTTCGTGTCTGCATCTTCAATCTTTTTACTCACTTTTTTGCTGTAGATCGAAATCAAACTCAAAGGTGAACGAATCTCATGACTCAACATGCCAACAATTTTATTTTTAAAAGATAGGTTTTGTTGAATTGTTTCCTGAGCTAACAGCAATTTTCTTTCGTTTTCAAAGGCTAATTGAGTAAAGAAAAACAATAAAACCGATAACACTAACATAATAAGTACGATGCCTAAAATAGAATAAAAGCGAATAGTTTGATTGGTCGTGAGCTGTTTATTAAACCCTTCTTTACTTTCGGTTCCTAACCTTAAAAAATAATTTCTAAACTCATCCAACAATGCTTTACTCTGATCAGATAAATTTCTATTAGCAGCAATAAGCATAGCGTCTCGCTTGCGAAGCTTTTCATAATTGCTTTTAATGATTTGAAACTGCTGTTGATAATGCTTATCAGAATTCTCAAAAACATTTTCAAACTGCTCTTCTACCGAACCGGACTCCTCTACTTTGCCATATTTCATGGTAACTTTTTGTTTCAAGGTCTCCTTTTTAATTTCAATCTTACCGGATAAAGCATTCATTACTCTTGTAAACAATCCTTTTCGGGCCAAACTGTCGGCTTCCAAATGCGATTCTACTTCTACACTGTCTAAAATATCCTTATAATTAATTTTATTCAATTTTAAAGGAATTCCATCCGTATCAACCAAATAAATTTCTGGGTTTTTAAAAATAGAATCGATGCTAAATTTCAATTTATCAACAGCATACTGAAGGTATTTTTGTTGATTAACCGTTCGCTTTAATTTTTCATTCTCATCGGTAGTAAAATGAACAGTATCCAATTGGGAAGTCATTTTATCTAAAAGAGAAAAATAGTTTTCCAACGACTGAACATCTCTAAACTGAAGATAATCCTGCAAACTAATTTGAGCTTCATTAAAATCATTACTGGCATTATCAATTAACGAATTTGAGCTTTCGGCATAATGAATTTCTTCATTAAACTTATC
Coding sequences within it:
- a CDS encoding sensor histidine kinase, translated to MLQLIVLLLWYNESVNEKKLDKFNEEIHYAESSNSLIDNASNDFNEAQISLQDYLQFRDVQSLENYFSLLDKMTSQLDTVHFTTDENEKLKRTVNQQKYLQYAVDKLKFSIDSIFKNPEIYLVDTDGIPLKLNKINYKDILDSVEVESHLEADSLARKGLFTRVMNALSGKIEIKKETLKQKVTMKYGKVEESGSVEEQFENVFENSDKHYQQQFQIIKSNYEKLRKRDAMLIAANRNLSDQSKALLDEFRNYFLRLGTESKEGFNKQLTTNQTIRFYSILGIVLIMLVLSVLLFFFTQLAFENERKLLLAQETIQQNLSFKNKIVGMLSHEIRSPLSLISIYSKKVSKKIEDADTKEVFKTIQFTTNSLLVMVNQVLDFSKNENTHLVLNKKEFDLESELNQIINNLSTLVENSGNVLEVQSNVNERSLVNSDATKIHQLLYNIVGNANKFTDNGIIKLTVNSQKINNKQYHLNFMVQDNGRGISETDLKIIFEGFYKGINSTQINDVGTGLGLNLCKEIVELFGGTITVDSKPMQGTKVAFTILVDSL